One Vidua chalybeata isolate OUT-0048 chromosome 13, bVidCha1 merged haplotype, whole genome shotgun sequence genomic window carries:
- the DENND4A gene encoding C-myc promoter-binding protein isoform X2 has product MEDKGARVADYFVVAGLTDISKPLEEEIHFNDACHKIARPKEPITDVTVLNKSLGEEVPQGYKCIDVTPSGLSADLNNGSLVGPQIYLCYRRGRDKPPLTDLGVLYDGKERVKQGCEIIQSTPYGRPANISGSASSQRVYITYRRASENMTQNTLAVTDICIIIPSKGETPPHTFCKVDKNLNNSMWGSAVYLCYKKSVAKTNTISYKAGLICRYPEEDYESFPLPESVPLFCLPMGATIECWPSNSKYPLPVFSTFVLTGASAEKVYGAAIQFYELYPEENLTEKQKSQLGLAAGVEGKDTCRTVQTNKCICLLSHWPFFDAFKKFLTFLYRYSISGPHVLPIEKHISHFMHKVPFPSPQRPRILVQLSPHDNLILSQPVSSPLPLSGGKFSTLLQNLGPENAVTLLVFAVTEHKILIHSLRPSVLTSVTEALVSMIFPFHWPCPYIPLCPLALADVLSAPCPFIVGIDSRYFDLYDPPPDVSCVDLDTNTISQTGDKKAIAWKILPKKPCKNLMNTLNTLYQQLAELQQRPREDALMELAMNDYDFNSGKKLHLLDLEIQEAFLCFMASILKGYRSYLRPITEAPSETATDASSLFELQGFLKSRDRSHQKFYTLMTKTQMFIRFIEECSFVSDKDASLAFFDDCVDKVDMDKTGETRLIELDDSYKSEHTVFITPPEIPHLPNGEEHPLQYSYNGFPVLKLELFERPEGFLRAPNNKLSSKASSPNSPSPMFRRTKQEIKSAHKIAKKYSSIPQMWSRCLLRHCYGLWFICLPAYVKVCHSKVRALRTAYDVLQKMHTKKIDPPDEVCYRVLMQLCGQYGQPVLAVRVLFEMQKAGIDPNAITYGYYNKAVLESTWPSSNRGGYFLWMKIRNVVLGIAQFKKALKKPPASTAHTSVPGGLSDAANNTSLKEEAKQGKTCLQDIQEQKEDKRESDSSSLSEVESTKGSGDCLPKLNYQSSSNDKATSSIVRLNGTIDSTMAEGSRESSVGLLFTSSFEDANEAEVIKSKSLRKRHKSAVEADLREMPWESRNRNLSGDGLVGLMINRINQEANPGEMVEKLGADAKILSSALQKSIRPKTLNIRSSSLESKRESLEKESSDEDAAFDCSFTDKTESPVIFDLEDLDGEPETPTAVKTSSEKSKKLQRKSSFPVKPVEKTDVETGFDPLSLLVAETEQQKEEEEEDDDRSVSTPSARRDLAEEIVMYMNNMSSPLSSRAPSIELQKPFDDRNVNKRSPTIIQPCRRSSLPPNSPRPPSLTKSKSYHTKHEERPRDRLWSSPAYSPNSPAKEQDTTSALTLVSSPSFNLDTLLTPKFDVLKSSMFSAGKGVAEKASKWYSKFAMYAASAKDQNSDRASVSSLGALDSESTSLTDEDVCNDFESASPQENTTSEIKGISISKTSLESSASHDSSAKQFEQCGSLSKFPLPDKSELVSSCSTSSTSVFQNYAMEVLISSCSRCRTCDCLVHDEEIMAGWTADDSNLNTTCPFCGNLFLPFLSIEIRDLRRPGRYFLKSSPSTENMQFPSLFSNQSGKSCNTTATVGLTTSLMSVQEDVNSNSKSKQHDNVYARSIQIPSGRRQNASGSECTSHPVARSISTFGPLEEDEKENQKISHIIPTGSLPATLQGPTDSLGLEWRLPSPDPITVPYLSPLVVWKELESLLENEGDHAITVADFVDHHPIVFWNLVWYFRRLDLPSNLPGLILSSEHCNKNSKIPRNCMSEDSKYVLIQMLWDNMKLHQDPRQPLYILWNAQTQKYPMVQLLQKDDDSFNQELLRSMVKSIKMNDVYGPMSQILERLNKWPHIKRQRSLYREILFLSLVALGRDNIDIDAFDREYKMAYDRLTANQVKNTHNCDRPPSTGVMECRKIFGEPYL; this is encoded by the exons ATGGAAGACAAAGGGGCCCGTGTTGCTGATTACTTTGTTGTCGCAGGACTAACGGATATCTCAAAGCCACTGGAGGAGGAGATCCACTTCAATGATGCCTGCCATAAAATCGCCAGACCAAAAGAACCCATCACAGACGTGACAGTCCTCAATAAATCCCTGGGGGAGGAGGTTCCTCAGGGCTATAAATGCATAGATGTCACTCCCTCGGGCCTCTCTGCAGATCTCAATAACGGCAGCCTTGTAGGACCGCAGATATACCTTTGTTATCGCCGAGGGAGGGATAAGCCTCCACTTACTGATTTGGG GGTATTATATGATGGGAAAGAAAGAGTCAAGCAAGGCTGTGAAATCATTCAGAGCACCCCGTATGGGCGGCCTGCCAACATCAGCGGCAGCGCCTCGTCCCAGCGGGTGTACATCACCTACCGCAGGGCCTCCGAGAACATGACCCAGAACACCCTGGCTGTCACAGACATCTGCATCATCATCCCCAGCAAAGGAGAGACTCCTCCACACACCTTCTGCAAGGTGGACAAGAATCTGAACAATAGCATG tggGGCTCAGCCGTCTATTTATGTTATAAAAAGTCTGTGGCAAAAACCAACACCATATCATATAAAGCTG GTTTAATATGCAGATATCCCGAAGAAGATTATGAATCATTCCCATTACCAGAATCTGTGCCTCTTTTTTGTCTCCCTATGGGTGCAACGATTGAATGTTGGCCATCTAACAGTAAATACCCTCTCCCAGTTTTTTCTACATTTGTACTAACTGGAGCTTCTGCagaaaag GTATATGGTGCTGCTATTCAGTTTTATGAGCTGTATCCTGAAGAGAACctcacagagaaacaaaaatctcaGCTGGGATTAGCAGCTGGTGTCGAGGGAAAAGACACGTGCAGAACAGTGCAGACAAATAAATGCATCTGTCTGCTCTCTCACTGGCCTTTCTTTGATGCTTTCAAGAAGTTTCTTACCTTTCTCTATCGTTACTCCATTTCTGGGCCACATGTCCTCCCCATTGAGAA acaCATTTCCCATTTCATGCATAAAGTACCTTTTCCATCCCCTCAGAGGCCAAGAATTCTAGTTCAG CTATCTCCACATGATAACTTGATTCTTAGCCAGCCTGTGTCATCACCACTCCCACTAAG TGGTGGCAAGTTTTCTACACTACTTCAGAATTTAGGACCTGAAAATGCAGTAACTCTGTTGGTATTTGCTGTGACAGAACATAAAATCCTCATCCACTCATTGCGACCTTCTGTCCTCACGAGTGTGACAGAGGCATTGGTCTCT ATGATATTTCCCTTCCACTGGCCTTGCCCGTATATTCCTCTGTGTCCCCTGGCACTGGCAGATGTGCTGAGTGCCCCGTGCCCGTTCATAGTGGGAATTGATTCCAGATACTTTGATCTCTATGACCCCCCACCTGATGTCAGCTGTGTTGACCTGGATACCAACACAATTTCTCA aaCTGGAGACAAGAAAGCTATTGCATGGAAGATCTTACCAAAGAAACCTTGTAAAAATCTGATGAACACTTTGAATACTTTATATCAGCAACTGGCAGAAT TGCAACAGCGACCAAGAGAAGATGCATTAATGGAATTGGCAATGAATGATTATGATTTTAATTCTGGGAAGAAATTGCATCTGTTAGATTTGGAGATCCAGGAAGCATTTCTCTGTTTCATGGCTTCAATCCTAAAAGGTTACAGGTCTTATCTCAGGCCAATAACGGAGGCACCCTCTGAAACAGCCACAGATGCAAGTTCTCTCTTTGAACTACAAG GGTTCCTGAAGAGCAGAGACCGTTCCCATCAGAAGTTCTACACCCTGATGACCAAAACTCAGATGTTCATTCGCTTCATTGAGGAATGTTCTTTTGTCAGTGACAAGGATGCCAGCCTTGCCTTCTTTGATGACTGTGTGGATAAA GTAGATATGGACAAAACTGGGGAAACACGACTTATAGAGCTGGATGACTCCTACAAGAGTGAGCACACAGTTTTCATAACACCCCCTGAGATCCCTCATCTGCCAAATGGGGAAGAGCACCCTCTACAATACAG CTATAATGGATTTCCAGTATTAAAGCTAGAATTGTTTGAACGACCTGAAGGATTTCTCAGAGCACCAAATAACAAACTGTCCTCAAAAGCCAGTAGCCCCAACAGCCCATCACCAATGTTCAGAAGAACTAAACAG GAAATTAAATCTGCCCACAAAATTGCAAAGAAGTACTCCTCCATCCCCCAGATGTGGTCCAGGTGTTTGCTCCGTCACTGCTATGGCCTTTGGTTCATCTGCCTCCCTGCCTATGTGAAAGTCTGCCACTCCAAAGTCAGGGCTCTGAGAACTGCCTATGATGTGCTCCAGAAAATGCACACCAAAAAAATAGATCCACCTGACGAG GTGTGCTACAGGGTCCTCATGCAGCTGTGTGGGCAGTACGGGCAGCCCGTGCTGGCAGTCCGGGTGCTCTTCGAAATGCAGAAGGCTGGCATCGACCCCAATGCCATCACCTATGGCTACTACAACAAG GCTGTTTTGGAAAGCACCTGGCCTTCAAGCAATCGAGGTGGCTATTTCCTCTGGATGAAAATACGAAATGTTGTCTTAGGAATAGCACAGTTTAAAAAAGCATTGAAAAAGCCACCAGCAAGCACTGCACATACATCTGTTCCTG GGGGACTTTCAGATGCTGCCAATAACACATCGCTCAAAGAAGAAGCCAAGCAAGGGAAAACTTGTCTTCAAGACATCCAAGAACAAAAGGAGGACAAGAGAGAGAGTGACTCCAGTTCTT TGTCTGAAGTGGAGAGCACAAAAGGGAGTGGGGACTGCCTGCCCAAACTGAATTACCAGAGCTCCAGCAATGACAAAGCCACTTCCAGCATCGTGCGGCTCAACGGCACCATTGACAGCACCAtggcagaggggagcaggg agagTTCTGTAGGATTGCTGTTTACGTCATCTTTTGAGGATGCCAATGAAGCAGAAGTTATAAAAAGTAAATCCTTAAGAAAGAGACATAAAAGTGCAGTGGAAGCTGACTTAAGGGAGATGCCGTGGGAAAGCAGGAACCGGAACCTGAGTGGAGATGGCTTAGTGGGACTCATGATAAACAGAATCAACCAGGAAGCAAACCCTGGAGAAATGGTTGAAAAACTGGGAGCTGATGCCAAAATTCTCTCTAGTGCATTGCAGAAAAGCATAAGGCCAAAAACTCTTAATATCAGATCTTCCTCTTTAGAGTCTAAGAGGGAAAGCCTGGAGAAAGAATCCAGTGATGAAGATGCAGCCTTTGATTGCAGTTTTACAGATAAAACAGAGTCTCCTGTTATCTTTGATCTGGAAGACCTGGATGGAGAACCTGAAACACCTACAGCAGTGAAAACTTCCAgtgaaaaatctaaaaaactgcaaagaaagaGCAGCTTTCCAGTAAAGCCAGTTGAAAAAACAGATGTTGAAACTGGATTTGATCCATTGTCTCTGCTGGTTGCTgagacagagcagcagaaagaggaggaggaggaggatgatgacaGAAGTGTTTCTACTCCATCTGCAAGAAGAGATTTAGCTGAAGAAATAGTCATGTACATGAACAACATGAGCAGCCCTTTGTCCAGTCGTGCCCCAAGCATTGAGCTGCAAAAACCCTTCGATGACAGAAATGTGAATAAAAGGAGCCCAACCATTATTCAGCCTTGTAGGAGGTCCAGCCttcccccaaactccccaagGCCACCCAGTCTTACCAAATCCAAGAGCTACCACACAAAACATGAAGAAAGGCCAAGGGACAGGCTTTGGTCTTCCCCAGCCTATTCCCCAAACAGCCCAGCCAAGGAGCAGGACACAACCAGTGCATTGACGCTTGTGTCATCACCATCGTTCAACTTGGACACGCTGCTGACTCCCAAGTTTGAtgttctgaaaagcagcatGTTCTCTGCTGGAAAAGGGGTTGCAGAGAAAGCAAGCAAGTGGTACTCCAAATTTGCAATGTATGCTGCATCTGCAAAG GATCAAAATTCAGACCGAGCAAGTGTTTCATCTCTTGGAGCTCTGGACTCCGAATCTACTTCTCTCACCGATGAAGATGTCTGCAATGATTTTGAAAGTGCTTCTCCTCAGGAGAACACTACGTCAGAAATTAAGGGAATTAGCATCAGCAAGACAAGTCTGGAAAGCTCAGCTTCCCATGATAGCTCAGCTAAGCagtttgagcagtgtg GTTCTCTTTCCAAGTTCCCTTTACCTGACAAATCAGAGCTGGTGtcttcctgcagcaccagcagtaCCAGCGTGTTCCAGAACTACGCCATGGAG gtcCTCATCTCAAGCTGTTCTCGGTGTCGGACTTGTGACTGTTTGGTTCACGATGAAGAAATCATGGCAGGCTGGACAGCAGATGATTCCAATCTCAATACAACGTGTCCCTTCTGTGGCAacttatttctgccttttttaaGCATAGAAATCAGAGATCTTCGGCGGCCTGGACG gTATTTTCTGAAGTCCAGCCCTTCTACAGAAAATATGCAGTTCCCATCCCTTTTCTCCAATCAGAGTGGAAAGTCCTGTAACACCACAGCCACTGTAGGCCTCACTACATCCCTGATGTCTGTCCAAGAGGATGTCAATTCAAATAG CAAATCTAAGCAACATGACAATGTTTATGCCAGAAGTATCCAGATCCCCTCAGGAAGGAGACAAAATGCCTCTGGGTCAGAATGTACAAGTCACCCTGTAGCAAGGAGCATCAGTACTTTTGGTCCTTTGGAAGAAGAtgagaaggaaaaccagaagaTCAGCCATATCATTCCTACTGGTAGCCTGCCTGCTACTTTGCAAGGACCAACA GATTCCTTGGGCCTGGAATGGCGCTTGCCTAGTCCTGATCCTATAACGGTTCCTTACCTCAGTCCTCTGGTGGTATGGAAAGAGCTTGAAAGCTTACTTGAAAATGAAGGGGATCACGCAATAACAGTGGCAGATTTTGTAGATCATCACCCCATCGTGTTCTGGAATTTGGTGTGGTATTTCAGGCGCTTGGACTTGCCCAGCAACTTACCAGGGTTAATACTTTCTTCTGAGCACTGCAATAAGAACTCCAAG ATTCCACGGAACTGTATGTCAGAGGACAGTAAATATGTTCTTATTCAGATGCTATGGGACAACATGAAATTGCATCAGGATCCGAGGCAGCCTCTGTATATTCTGTGGAATGCTCAGA CCCAGAAGTACCCAATGGTCCAGTTACTGCAAAAAGATGATGACTCCTTTAACCAGGAGCTCTTGAGGAGTATGGTGAAAAGCATTAAGATGAATGATGTGTATGGACCAATGAGTCAGATACTGGAGAGGCTCAACAAGTGGCCACATATTAAAAGACAGAG GAGCCTTTACAGAGAAATACTGTTTCTTTCACTTGTTGCCCTGGGAAGAGATAACATTGATATAG ATGCTTTTGACAGAGAGTACAAAATGGCCTATGATCGTCTCACCGCTAATCAAGTGAAGAACACTCATAACTGCGACAGACCACCCAGCACTGGAGTGATGGAATGCAGAAAGATTTTTGGAGAACCATATCTTTAA